Proteins encoded in a region of the Raphanus sativus cultivar WK10039 chromosome 8, ASM80110v3, whole genome shotgun sequence genome:
- the LOC108835212 gene encoding oxysterol-binding protein-related protein 2A isoform X1 produces MRVKELHPLCCIPLESPHGIDDFNKPPVEPATNLPATSLTGGSDRRKVTSVAGILHKWTNFGKGWRSRWFLLRNGILSYSKIRRPENLNLLSPSEDVRLIGDISAGRLSRMDSSSGRRKQQKTVGIVHLKQVSSFRESKSDDRKFYIFTATKTLHLRTDSISDRAAWLQALASTKCIFPLRSLNGDFSFTSPKDLSISTERLKKRLHEEGMNENLVKECEQIMLSEFSEMHEQIKLLHEERTNLFDALRQLEAANLESGAPGIDDNVYQLSKHGFSSLGRGKYSECSTTASSDDKQEFEDVSEEDEPSFHDTDEYFNEPSVGSGSNGYTDIKRRTKLPDPAEKERGVSLWSMIKDNVGKDLTRVCLPVYFNEPISSLQKCFEDLEYSYLLDRAYEHGKSGNGLLRALNVAAFAVSGYASTEGRHCKPFNPLLGETYEADFPEKGIRFFSEKVSHHPTVIACHCEGKGWKFWGDTNLRSKFWGRSIQVEPVGVLTLEFDDGEVFQWSKVTSTIYNIILGKLYCDHHGVMQICGNRQFSCTLKFKEQSILERNPHQVNGFVEDVSGKKAAMVFGKWDDSLYYVSGDGVSKTKVSDPASNASLLWRRTKPPPNVTRYNLTSFAITMNELTPGLEEMLPPTDSRLRPDQRHLENGEYEKANLEKQRLERRQRMSRQLQDSGWRPRWFEKQGESETFKYTGGYWEARGHRTWDDCPNIFGEFTEEQLAEAA; encoded by the exons ATGCGGGTGAAGGAGCTGCATCCTCTCTGCTGCATCCCTCTCGAGAGTCCACACGGCATTGATGACTTTAACAAGCCACCGGTGGAGCCGGCGACAAATTTACCGGCGACGTCGTTAACCGGTGGATCCGACCGGAGGAAGGTCACATCAGTGGCTGGGATCTTACACAAGTGGACCAACTTCGGGAAAGGATGGAGATCTAGGTGGTTCCTCCTCCGCAACGGAATCTTGTCTTACTCCAAGATCCGACGACCGGAGAATCTGAATCTTCTCTCTCCTTCGGAGGATGTGAGGCTCATCGGAGATATCTCCGCCGGTCGTCTCTCGAGGATGGATAGTTCCAGTGGTCGCCGGAAACAACAGAAAACCGTCGGCATTGTTCATCTCAAG CAGGTTTCTTCTTTCAGAGAAAGCAAGTCTGATGATAGAAAGTTCTATATATTCACAGCTACCAAGACTCTTCATCTGAGGACTGACTCTATAAGTGATAGAGCAGCTTGGTTACAAGCTTTAGCATCTACAAAATGCATTTTTCCTCTCCGGTCACTTAATGGTGATTTCTCCTTCACCTCACCAAAGGATTTGTCCATATCAACCGAGAGACTAAAGAAACGGTTGCACGAAGAGGGGATGAACGAGAATCTTGTAAAAGAGTGCGAACAGATCATGCTCTCAGAGTTTTCTGAAATGCATGAACAAATCAAACTCTTACATGAAGAACGGACCAATTTGTTTGACGCATTGAGACAGCTAGAG GCAGCTAATCTTGAATCTGGAGCACCAGGAATCGATGACAATGTCTACCAATTATCAAAGCATGGATTCTCAAGCCTAGGACGTGGAAAATATAGTG AATGCAGCACAACTGCATCGTCTGATGATAAACAAGAGTTTGAGGATGTGTCCGAGGAAGATGAGCCTTCCTTCCATGACACAGATGAGTACTTTAATGAACCTAGTGTTGGTTCTGGATCCAATGGATACACTGATATAAAGAGAAGAACAAAACTTCCTGACCCAGCTGAAAAAGAGAGAGGTGTCAGTCTTTGGTCTATGATCAAAGACAACGTTGGAAAAGATCTCACCCGAGTTTGCCTCCCAGTGTATTTCAATGAACCAATATCATCCCTCCAAAAATGCTTTGAAGACTTGGAGTACTCGTATCTTCTAGACCGAGCATATGAACATGGAAAATCT GGGAACGGTCTCTTAAGAGCCTTAAACGTTGCTGCTTTTGCTGTTTCTGGATATGCTTCCACTGAAGGCCGTCACTGTAAGCCATTCAACCCTTTGCTTGGAGAAACCTATGAAGCTGACTTTCCTGAAAAGGGGATTCGTTTCTTCTCTGAAAAG GTGAGCCACCATCCAACAGTTATAGCCTGCCATTGTGAAGGTAAAGGGTGGAAGTTCTGGGGTGATACTAACCTCAGGTCAAAGTTCTGGGGGAGATCTATTCAAGTTGAACCTGTAGGAGTTTTGACTCTTGAGTTTGATGATGGAGAAGTATTTCAGTGGAGCAAG GTAACATCAACTATATACAATATCATACTAGGTAAACTCTACTGTGATCATCATGGTGTGATGCAAATCTGTGGGAACCGCCAATTTTCTTGTACTCTCAAGTTTAAGGAGCAATCCATTCTTGAGAGGAATCCTCATCAG GTAAATGGTTTTGTAGAAGACGTGTCTGGCAAGAAAGCTGCAATGGTGTTTGGTAAATGGGATGATAGCCTTTACTATGTTTCTGGTGATGGAGTTAGCAAGACTAAAGTCAGTGATCCCGCATCAAATGCCTCGTTACTGTGGAGAAGGACCAAACCACCGCCCAATGTAACTAGATACAACTTAACCTCATTTGCCATTACCATGAACGAGCTAACACCTGGTTTGGAG GAGATGCTTCCTCCCACGGACTCTAGGCTCAGGCCAGATCAACGGCATCTGGAGAATGGTGAATATGAGAAGGCAAACTTAGAGAAACAACGGTTAGAAAGAAGGCAGAGAATG TCACGGCAACTTCAAGATAGCGGGTGGAGACCGAGATGGTTCGAGAAACAAGGAGAAAGTGAAACCTTCAAGTACACAGGAGGTTACTGGGAAGCACGAGGACACAGGACTTGGGATGATTGCCCCAACATCTTTGGGGAGTTCACTGAAGAGCAGCTAGCTGAGGCTGCTTAA
- the LOC108835212 gene encoding oxysterol-binding protein-related protein 2A isoform X2, producing the protein MRVKELHPLCCIPLESPHGIDDFNKPPVEPATNLPATSLTGGSDRRKVTSVAGILHKWTNFGKGWRSRWFLLRNGILSYSKIRRPENLNLLSPSEDVRLIGDISAGRLSRMDSSSGRRKQQKTVGIVHLKVSSFRESKSDDRKFYIFTATKTLHLRTDSISDRAAWLQALASTKCIFPLRSLNGDFSFTSPKDLSISTERLKKRLHEEGMNENLVKECEQIMLSEFSEMHEQIKLLHEERTNLFDALRQLEAANLESGAPGIDDNVYQLSKHGFSSLGRGKYSECSTTASSDDKQEFEDVSEEDEPSFHDTDEYFNEPSVGSGSNGYTDIKRRTKLPDPAEKERGVSLWSMIKDNVGKDLTRVCLPVYFNEPISSLQKCFEDLEYSYLLDRAYEHGKSGNGLLRALNVAAFAVSGYASTEGRHCKPFNPLLGETYEADFPEKGIRFFSEKVSHHPTVIACHCEGKGWKFWGDTNLRSKFWGRSIQVEPVGVLTLEFDDGEVFQWSKVTSTIYNIILGKLYCDHHGVMQICGNRQFSCTLKFKEQSILERNPHQVNGFVEDVSGKKAAMVFGKWDDSLYYVSGDGVSKTKVSDPASNASLLWRRTKPPPNVTRYNLTSFAITMNELTPGLEEMLPPTDSRLRPDQRHLENGEYEKANLEKQRLERRQRMSRQLQDSGWRPRWFEKQGESETFKYTGGYWEARGHRTWDDCPNIFGEFTEEQLAEAA; encoded by the exons ATGCGGGTGAAGGAGCTGCATCCTCTCTGCTGCATCCCTCTCGAGAGTCCACACGGCATTGATGACTTTAACAAGCCACCGGTGGAGCCGGCGACAAATTTACCGGCGACGTCGTTAACCGGTGGATCCGACCGGAGGAAGGTCACATCAGTGGCTGGGATCTTACACAAGTGGACCAACTTCGGGAAAGGATGGAGATCTAGGTGGTTCCTCCTCCGCAACGGAATCTTGTCTTACTCCAAGATCCGACGACCGGAGAATCTGAATCTTCTCTCTCCTTCGGAGGATGTGAGGCTCATCGGAGATATCTCCGCCGGTCGTCTCTCGAGGATGGATAGTTCCAGTGGTCGCCGGAAACAACAGAAAACCGTCGGCATTGTTCATCTCAAG GTTTCTTCTTTCAGAGAAAGCAAGTCTGATGATAGAAAGTTCTATATATTCACAGCTACCAAGACTCTTCATCTGAGGACTGACTCTATAAGTGATAGAGCAGCTTGGTTACAAGCTTTAGCATCTACAAAATGCATTTTTCCTCTCCGGTCACTTAATGGTGATTTCTCCTTCACCTCACCAAAGGATTTGTCCATATCAACCGAGAGACTAAAGAAACGGTTGCACGAAGAGGGGATGAACGAGAATCTTGTAAAAGAGTGCGAACAGATCATGCTCTCAGAGTTTTCTGAAATGCATGAACAAATCAAACTCTTACATGAAGAACGGACCAATTTGTTTGACGCATTGAGACAGCTAGAG GCAGCTAATCTTGAATCTGGAGCACCAGGAATCGATGACAATGTCTACCAATTATCAAAGCATGGATTCTCAAGCCTAGGACGTGGAAAATATAGTG AATGCAGCACAACTGCATCGTCTGATGATAAACAAGAGTTTGAGGATGTGTCCGAGGAAGATGAGCCTTCCTTCCATGACACAGATGAGTACTTTAATGAACCTAGTGTTGGTTCTGGATCCAATGGATACACTGATATAAAGAGAAGAACAAAACTTCCTGACCCAGCTGAAAAAGAGAGAGGTGTCAGTCTTTGGTCTATGATCAAAGACAACGTTGGAAAAGATCTCACCCGAGTTTGCCTCCCAGTGTATTTCAATGAACCAATATCATCCCTCCAAAAATGCTTTGAAGACTTGGAGTACTCGTATCTTCTAGACCGAGCATATGAACATGGAAAATCT GGGAACGGTCTCTTAAGAGCCTTAAACGTTGCTGCTTTTGCTGTTTCTGGATATGCTTCCACTGAAGGCCGTCACTGTAAGCCATTCAACCCTTTGCTTGGAGAAACCTATGAAGCTGACTTTCCTGAAAAGGGGATTCGTTTCTTCTCTGAAAAG GTGAGCCACCATCCAACAGTTATAGCCTGCCATTGTGAAGGTAAAGGGTGGAAGTTCTGGGGTGATACTAACCTCAGGTCAAAGTTCTGGGGGAGATCTATTCAAGTTGAACCTGTAGGAGTTTTGACTCTTGAGTTTGATGATGGAGAAGTATTTCAGTGGAGCAAG GTAACATCAACTATATACAATATCATACTAGGTAAACTCTACTGTGATCATCATGGTGTGATGCAAATCTGTGGGAACCGCCAATTTTCTTGTACTCTCAAGTTTAAGGAGCAATCCATTCTTGAGAGGAATCCTCATCAG GTAAATGGTTTTGTAGAAGACGTGTCTGGCAAGAAAGCTGCAATGGTGTTTGGTAAATGGGATGATAGCCTTTACTATGTTTCTGGTGATGGAGTTAGCAAGACTAAAGTCAGTGATCCCGCATCAAATGCCTCGTTACTGTGGAGAAGGACCAAACCACCGCCCAATGTAACTAGATACAACTTAACCTCATTTGCCATTACCATGAACGAGCTAACACCTGGTTTGGAG GAGATGCTTCCTCCCACGGACTCTAGGCTCAGGCCAGATCAACGGCATCTGGAGAATGGTGAATATGAGAAGGCAAACTTAGAGAAACAACGGTTAGAAAGAAGGCAGAGAATG TCACGGCAACTTCAAGATAGCGGGTGGAGACCGAGATGGTTCGAGAAACAAGGAGAAAGTGAAACCTTCAAGTACACAGGAGGTTACTGGGAAGCACGAGGACACAGGACTTGGGATGATTGCCCCAACATCTTTGGGGAGTTCACTGAAGAGCAGCTAGCTGAGGCTGCTTAA
- the LOC108835212 gene encoding oxysterol-binding protein-related protein 2A isoform X3, giving the protein MNENLVKECEQIMLSEFSEMHEQIKLLHEERTNLFDALRQLEAANLESGAPGIDDNVYQLSKHGFSSLGRGKYSECSTTASSDDKQEFEDVSEEDEPSFHDTDEYFNEPSVGSGSNGYTDIKRRTKLPDPAEKERGVSLWSMIKDNVGKDLTRVCLPVYFNEPISSLQKCFEDLEYSYLLDRAYEHGKSGNGLLRALNVAAFAVSGYASTEGRHCKPFNPLLGETYEADFPEKGIRFFSEKVSHHPTVIACHCEGKGWKFWGDTNLRSKFWGRSIQVEPVGVLTLEFDDGEVFQWSKVTSTIYNIILGKLYCDHHGVMQICGNRQFSCTLKFKEQSILERNPHQVNGFVEDVSGKKAAMVFGKWDDSLYYVSGDGVSKTKVSDPASNASLLWRRTKPPPNVTRYNLTSFAITMNELTPGLEEMLPPTDSRLRPDQRHLENGEYEKANLEKQRLERRQRMSRQLQDSGWRPRWFEKQGESETFKYTGGYWEARGHRTWDDCPNIFGEFTEEQLAEAA; this is encoded by the exons ATGAACGAGAATCTTGTAAAAGAGTGCGAACAGATCATGCTCTCAGAGTTTTCTGAAATGCATGAACAAATCAAACTCTTACATGAAGAACGGACCAATTTGTTTGACGCATTGAGACAGCTAGAG GCAGCTAATCTTGAATCTGGAGCACCAGGAATCGATGACAATGTCTACCAATTATCAAAGCATGGATTCTCAAGCCTAGGACGTGGAAAATATAGTG AATGCAGCACAACTGCATCGTCTGATGATAAACAAGAGTTTGAGGATGTGTCCGAGGAAGATGAGCCTTCCTTCCATGACACAGATGAGTACTTTAATGAACCTAGTGTTGGTTCTGGATCCAATGGATACACTGATATAAAGAGAAGAACAAAACTTCCTGACCCAGCTGAAAAAGAGAGAGGTGTCAGTCTTTGGTCTATGATCAAAGACAACGTTGGAAAAGATCTCACCCGAGTTTGCCTCCCAGTGTATTTCAATGAACCAATATCATCCCTCCAAAAATGCTTTGAAGACTTGGAGTACTCGTATCTTCTAGACCGAGCATATGAACATGGAAAATCT GGGAACGGTCTCTTAAGAGCCTTAAACGTTGCTGCTTTTGCTGTTTCTGGATATGCTTCCACTGAAGGCCGTCACTGTAAGCCATTCAACCCTTTGCTTGGAGAAACCTATGAAGCTGACTTTCCTGAAAAGGGGATTCGTTTCTTCTCTGAAAAG GTGAGCCACCATCCAACAGTTATAGCCTGCCATTGTGAAGGTAAAGGGTGGAAGTTCTGGGGTGATACTAACCTCAGGTCAAAGTTCTGGGGGAGATCTATTCAAGTTGAACCTGTAGGAGTTTTGACTCTTGAGTTTGATGATGGAGAAGTATTTCAGTGGAGCAAG GTAACATCAACTATATACAATATCATACTAGGTAAACTCTACTGTGATCATCATGGTGTGATGCAAATCTGTGGGAACCGCCAATTTTCTTGTACTCTCAAGTTTAAGGAGCAATCCATTCTTGAGAGGAATCCTCATCAG GTAAATGGTTTTGTAGAAGACGTGTCTGGCAAGAAAGCTGCAATGGTGTTTGGTAAATGGGATGATAGCCTTTACTATGTTTCTGGTGATGGAGTTAGCAAGACTAAAGTCAGTGATCCCGCATCAAATGCCTCGTTACTGTGGAGAAGGACCAAACCACCGCCCAATGTAACTAGATACAACTTAACCTCATTTGCCATTACCATGAACGAGCTAACACCTGGTTTGGAG GAGATGCTTCCTCCCACGGACTCTAGGCTCAGGCCAGATCAACGGCATCTGGAGAATGGTGAATATGAGAAGGCAAACTTAGAGAAACAACGGTTAGAAAGAAGGCAGAGAATG TCACGGCAACTTCAAGATAGCGGGTGGAGACCGAGATGGTTCGAGAAACAAGGAGAAAGTGAAACCTTCAAGTACACAGGAGGTTACTGGGAAGCACGAGGACACAGGACTTGGGATGATTGCCCCAACATCTTTGGGGAGTTCACTGAAGAGCAGCTAGCTGAGGCTGCTTAA